A section of the Cinclus cinclus unplaced genomic scaffold, bCinCin1.1 SCAFFOLD_336, whole genome shotgun sequence genome encodes:
- the LOC134057112 gene encoding LOW QUALITY PROTEIN: methanethiol oxidase-like (The sequence of the model RefSeq protein was modified relative to this genomic sequence to represent the inferred CDS: deleted 2 bases in 2 codons), producing MGLWGWKFREFWEFWENNSTFSLPQEGKWEAEKVIEVPKKKVQGWLLPEMPGLITDILISLDDKFLYFSNWIHGDVRQYNITDPKNPKLVGQVFLGGSISKGGAVTVLEDQELQEQPEPCVIQGKRIPGGPQMLQLSLDGRRLYVTSSLFSSWDRQFYPELMTEGSVLLQVDVDTERGGLIPNPKFLLDFGKEPGGPCLAHEVRYPGGDCTSDIWV from the exons atggGATTGTGGGGGTGGAAATTCCgtgaattttgggaattttgggagaatAATTCCACGTTTTCCCTCCCTcaggaaggaaaatgggaagCAGAGAAAGTGATTGAGGTGCCCAAGAAAAAAGTCcagggatggctgctcccagaaATGCCAg GTTTGATCACAGATATCCTGATTTCCCTGGATGATaaattcctttatttcagtAACTGGATCCACGGGGACGTGCGCCAGTACAACATCACtgatcccaaaaac cccaaactcgTGGGGCAG gtttttttgggaggcAGCATCAGCAAAGGGGGAGCTGTGACCGTGCTGGAAGATCAGGAATTGCAGGAGCAGCCCGAGCCCTGCGTCATCCAG gggaaGAGGATCCCAGGAGGGCCCCagatgctgcagctcagcctggaCGGGCGCCGGCTCTACGTG ACCTCGTCCCTGTTCAGCTCCTGGGACCGGCAGTTCTACCCCGAGCTGATGAC GGAGGGCTCGGTGCTGCTCCAGGTGGACGTGGACACGGAGAGGGGGGggctgatcccaaatcccaaattcctgctggattttgggaaggagccCGGGGGGCCCTGCCTGGCACACGAGGTGCGGTACCCGGGGGGGGACTGCACCTCTGACATCTGGGTctga